In a genomic window of Spirosoma agri:
- a CDS encoding HAD family hydrolase, which translates to MDSATTTTTLKNLIFDLGDVIIPIDLTAPIRNFANLANLPEADVAAMWKQFDILNQYETGLIDDDAFRNHVRKLLKSDSWADEVIDTAWNTVLLDLPLERIERIKELKQNHRLFLLSNTSPIHIRKVNYVLQTMNQPTLEELFERVFYSYEVRLAKPSPEIYQHVLSEAGLEAKETAFFDDNAANIRAAAGLGIQAVHVQPPKTILDYLNDVV; encoded by the coding sequence ATGGATTCTGCAACTACGACAACGACGCTTAAAAATCTCATTTTTGACCTCGGTGATGTCATTATTCCGATTGATCTGACGGCTCCGATCCGCAACTTTGCCAATCTGGCTAACCTGCCCGAAGCGGACGTTGCGGCTATGTGGAAACAATTCGATATTCTGAACCAGTACGAAACTGGTCTGATCGACGACGATGCCTTTCGAAACCACGTTCGGAAACTGTTAAAGAGTGACAGTTGGGCCGATGAGGTTATCGATACCGCCTGGAATACGGTACTGCTCGATCTACCCCTCGAACGTATTGAGCGAATTAAAGAACTGAAACAGAACCACCGGCTTTTCCTGCTCAGCAACACCAGTCCGATTCATATCCGGAAGGTCAATTATGTGCTTCAGACTATGAACCAGCCTACGCTGGAGGAACTCTTTGAACGCGTATTTTATTCCTATGAAGTCCGGCTGGCCAAGCCCTCGCCCGAAATCTATCAGCATGTGTTGAGCGAAGCCGGACTGGAGGCAAAGGAAACCGCTTTTTTTGATGATAATGCTGCTAACATCCGGGCTGCTGCCGGGCTAGGTATTCAGGCCGTTCATGTCCAGCCGCCCAAAACGATTTTAGATTATCTAAACGACGTGGTTTAA
- a CDS encoding site-2 protease family protein, protein MNQRTKTYLLHGGLFLVTLITTTMAGAEWMFGRLFIPIEGMETLGWKEFVAGFQFSVPFLAILTVHEFGHYFTAKANRVRVSLPYYIPLWLGIGQSIGTLGAFIRIQDYINSRKKYFDIGIAGPLAGFALALVVLWYAFTHLPPPEFIFTIHPEYQKWGLDYGQYAYRNMPAGGAVGLGDNLLFTFFKTYVADPARVPHPYEMIHYPYVLAGYLALFFTSLNLIPIGQLDGGHILYALIGRERFRWVAPALFILFAFYAGLGVFKPADFAIPSDDAFFSELGSFGLYIGFLYLAFSRISENRMTSLLITLSVVVTQLAFSWIRPDWEGYSGFLVFVFVLGRFLGIYHPETELQEPLDAKRKILGWFALVVFVLCFSLKPFLIS, encoded by the coding sequence ATGAATCAACGTACCAAAACATACCTCCTCCACGGAGGTCTTTTTTTAGTTACCCTCATCACCACCACCATGGCCGGGGCCGAGTGGATGTTTGGCCGGTTGTTCATACCGATCGAAGGGATGGAAACGCTGGGATGGAAGGAGTTTGTTGCGGGTTTTCAGTTTTCGGTGCCATTCCTGGCGATCCTGACCGTGCATGAATTTGGTCATTATTTCACCGCCAAAGCTAATCGGGTCCGCGTATCGTTACCGTATTATATCCCACTCTGGCTGGGAATCGGGCAAAGCATTGGCACACTGGGAGCGTTTATCCGGATTCAAGACTATATCAACAGTCGTAAAAAGTATTTCGATATCGGGATTGCCGGACCATTGGCCGGCTTTGCGCTTGCTCTGGTCGTGCTTTGGTACGCGTTTACGCACCTGCCACCGCCCGAATTTATCTTCACCATTCACCCGGAGTATCAAAAGTGGGGGCTGGATTATGGACAGTATGCGTACCGTAATATGCCAGCGGGCGGGGCTGTAGGGCTTGGGGATAATCTGCTGTTTACCTTTTTCAAAACGTACGTGGCCGATCCCGCCCGAGTGCCGCATCCGTATGAGATGATTCATTATCCGTATGTGCTGGCTGGCTATCTGGCGCTATTTTTTACCTCGCTCAACCTGATTCCGATCGGGCAACTGGATGGTGGCCATATTCTTTATGCACTGATTGGCCGGGAGCGTTTCCGCTGGGTAGCACCGGCCTTGTTCATTTTGTTTGCTTTCTATGCCGGGCTAGGTGTTTTCAAGCCAGCTGATTTTGCCATACCCAGCGACGACGCCTTCTTCTCCGAATTGGGTTCCTTCGGCTTATATATCGGTTTCCTGTATCTGGCTTTCTCTCGTATCAGCGAGAATCGCATGACGTCTTTGCTTATTACACTCAGCGTTGTGGTGACCCAGCTGGCTTTTTCCTGGATTCGGCCAGATTGGGAGGGCTACTCTGGTTTTCTTGTTTTTGTATTCGTCCTGGGCCGTTTTCTCGGCATCTATCATCCGGAAACAGAATTACAGGAGCCTCTTGATGCGAAACGGAAGATACTGGGCTGGTTCGCGCTGGTCGTTTTCGTCCTGTGCTTTAGCCTGAAACCTTTCCTGATTTCCTGA
- a CDS encoding M81 family metallopeptidase codes for MKQIILGFTACFLALGGSFAQSNSHSEAAKLPRIGIAGLGIESSTFSPAVTREEAFHARYGPEVFNAYPFMMAISPLRKQAVWLPAIVGKSLPGGAVTREAYESLVNKTLDSLRKYGPYDGLYFDIHGAMSVIGLDDPEGDFITRIRNVIGYKTLVSTSMDLHGNVSWRLAQNSDLITCYRMAPHEDAMQTKERAVTNLLERIKNGKGKPAYKAWIPIPILLPGEKTSTRIEPGKSLYQQVEPIADHQDGIVDAAIWIGYAWADEPRNQAVVMVTGDDKQKVTQAAEKLALNFWNVRKQFDFVAPTGTLEKCLANALASKKHPFFISDTGDNPTAGGAGDVTWTLTQILARPEFQRADGPSLIYASIPGPELVKKAIAAGVGGQVDGNAGASVDARFSPPIRLKGMVESIEYGDKDAKVEVVVKVGSVHVIVTQKRKPYHKEKDFTRLGLNPRKSDIVVVKIGYLEPELYAMQADWIMALTPGGVNQDLARLPYKRIKRPMFPFDANMKTPDLSAQFVPLSGAAK; via the coding sequence ATGAAACAGATTATTTTAGGATTCACCGCCTGTTTTTTAGCCCTTGGAGGAAGCTTTGCCCAGTCGAACAGCCATAGCGAAGCAGCAAAATTACCTCGCATTGGTATAGCAGGTCTGGGTATCGAATCAAGTACGTTCTCTCCCGCCGTTACGCGTGAAGAAGCGTTCCATGCCCGCTACGGGCCCGAAGTGTTCAACGCTTACCCATTCATGATGGCGATATCGCCCCTTCGGAAACAGGCCGTATGGCTCCCTGCTATCGTGGGTAAATCGCTACCGGGAGGAGCGGTAACCAGAGAAGCCTACGAATCGCTGGTCAATAAAACGCTGGACTCACTCAGGAAGTACGGCCCCTACGATGGTCTATATTTTGATATTCACGGGGCCATGAGCGTCATCGGTCTGGATGATCCCGAAGGCGATTTCATCACCCGAATTCGAAACGTGATCGGCTACAAAACGCTGGTTTCCACATCAATGGATTTGCATGGCAACGTATCCTGGCGGTTGGCTCAAAATTCTGATCTGATAACCTGCTACCGGATGGCACCCCATGAAGATGCAATGCAAACAAAAGAAAGAGCAGTAACAAACTTACTCGAGCGCATCAAAAACGGGAAAGGCAAACCAGCCTACAAAGCCTGGATACCCATACCCATACTATTACCGGGGGAGAAAACAAGTACGCGCATTGAACCGGGCAAGAGCCTTTATCAACAGGTTGAACCCATTGCCGATCACCAGGACGGTATCGTTGATGCGGCCATCTGGATCGGGTATGCCTGGGCCGACGAGCCACGCAATCAGGCGGTTGTGATGGTAACGGGCGATGACAAGCAAAAAGTGACTCAGGCAGCGGAGAAACTGGCTCTCAATTTCTGGAACGTACGCAAACAGTTTGACTTCGTGGCACCTACCGGCACATTGGAAAAATGTCTGGCCAATGCACTGGCTAGTAAGAAACACCCATTTTTCATCAGCGACACGGGCGATAACCCCACTGCTGGTGGCGCAGGTGATGTGACCTGGACACTCACGCAGATATTGGCTCGTCCGGAGTTTCAGCGGGCAGATGGCCCTTCGTTGATTTATGCGTCTATCCCCGGTCCGGAACTGGTCAAAAAAGCCATAGCGGCTGGCGTTGGCGGCCAGGTTGACGGTAATGCCGGGGCGAGTGTAGATGCTCGTTTCTCACCACCGATCCGGCTCAAGGGCATGGTCGAGTCTATCGAATATGGCGACAAAGATGCCAAGGTTGAAGTCGTTGTGAAAGTAGGCAGCGTTCATGTCATCGTTACCCAAAAGCGCAAACCCTATCACAAAGAAAAGGACTTTACCAGACTGGGCCTCAATCCCAGAAAGTCCGATATTGTCGTGGTGAAAATTGGTTACCTCGAACCTGAACTGTATGCAATGCAAGCCGACTGGATCATGGCGCTGACACCGGGTGGAGTCAATCAGGATTTAGCCCGCTTACCTTACAAGCGGATCAAACGGCCTATGTTCCCTTTTGACGCCAACATGAAAACCCCGGACTTATCAGCCCAGTTTGTGCCCCTGTCTGGTGCTGCGAAATAA
- the radC gene encoding RadC family protein, with the protein MTYETSGTIQSWAEEDRPREKLMLKGKAALSEAELIAILINSGTVDMTAVDVAKIILKSIGNNLNELAKLSIKDLSKFRGIGEAKAITIVAALELGRRRKEQDRPQRARITCSRDAYNELLPHLLDKPHEEFWILLLNRANEVLRPVQISSGGVSGTVADTKLIFKQAIEHLASSIILIHNHPSGNLTPSQADKDMTRKLKEAGRLLEIPVLDHLIFTDKAYFSFADEGLL; encoded by the coding sequence ATGACTTACGAAACCTCCGGTACTATCCAAAGCTGGGCTGAAGAAGACCGCCCACGCGAAAAATTGATGCTGAAAGGCAAGGCCGCCCTTTCCGAGGCCGAATTGATTGCCATCCTGATCAACTCGGGTACCGTTGACATGACAGCCGTCGATGTAGCGAAGATTATTCTCAAAAGTATTGGTAATAACTTAAACGAACTGGCGAAGCTGAGCATCAAAGACCTCTCTAAATTTCGCGGTATCGGTGAAGCAAAAGCCATTACTATTGTAGCCGCTCTCGAATTGGGTCGCCGTCGGAAAGAGCAGGACCGACCGCAGCGGGCACGGATTACCTGCTCGCGCGATGCCTATAACGAACTGTTGCCGCACCTGCTCGATAAACCCCACGAAGAATTCTGGATTTTACTGCTGAACCGGGCCAACGAAGTTCTTCGGCCCGTGCAGATCAGTTCAGGGGGCGTATCGGGCACGGTAGCCGACACCAAACTTATTTTCAAGCAGGCTATCGAGCACCTGGCATCATCGATCATTCTGATCCATAACCATCCGTCCGGTAATCTTACGCCTTCGCAAGCCGACAAGGACATGACCCGAAAACTTAAAGAAGCCGGACGGTTGTTGGAAATTCCGGTGCTCGATCATCTGATTTTTACGGACAAAGCCTATTTTAGCTTTGCCGACGAAGGGTTGTTATAA
- the rpsT gene encoding 30S ribosomal protein S20 has translation MANHKSAKKAIRSSAKKRLMNRYQNVTTRNMVKKLRTTTDHAMAVELFKTVASALDKLAKRNIIHKNKAANNKSKLARLVNGLKVASA, from the coding sequence ATGGCAAACCATAAGTCAGCAAAAAAAGCAATCCGGTCTAGCGCAAAGAAGCGGTTAATGAACCGTTATCAGAACGTAACAACACGGAACATGGTAAAAAAACTACGTACCACTACCGACCACGCAATGGCCGTTGAGTTGTTCAAAACAGTAGCTTCGGCACTGGATAAACTTGCGAAACGCAACATCATCCACAAAAACAAGGCTGCTAACAACAAATCGAAACTGGCTCGTCTGGTAAACGGATTGAAAGTCGCTTCGGCTTAG
- a CDS encoding Dabb family protein, translating into MNAKSRGYALIVVLMCAFALTIYGAYSPARKAQKQQIVCVKFKKGVEMGAVEQHMNGFAALKHEIPQIVGYTSGKTILPNQAIADYDVVHYLTFQSESDIHTFEQSAAYKQFINQNKGVWDKTLIVNADIRP; encoded by the coding sequence ATGAATGCTAAATCACGGGGCTATGCTCTCATCGTTGTGCTAATGTGCGCTTTTGCTTTGACAATCTACGGTGCGTATTCACCTGCAAGAAAAGCCCAAAAACAGCAAATTGTATGCGTAAAATTCAAAAAAGGGGTGGAAATGGGAGCTGTTGAACAGCATATGAACGGTTTCGCAGCCCTAAAGCACGAAATTCCACAGATCGTAGGTTACACGTCGGGAAAGACAATTTTGCCGAATCAAGCCATTGCAGACTACGATGTTGTCCATTATCTGACGTTTCAGAGCGAATCGGATATCCACACCTTTGAGCAGAGCGCAGCCTACAAACAGTTCATCAACCAGAACAAGGGCGTTTGGGATAAAACCTTGATCGTCAACGCTGACATTCGTCCATAA
- a CDS encoding zinc dependent phospholipase C family protein → MRLRPVWGFFAHQQINRLAVFTLPVEMMPFFKKHISFLTDNAVNPDKRRYAVVGEAPRHFIDLDAYPDTSAATLPRYYKDATSRYGADSLALHGLVPWQIQLTKYQLTEAFKQRNVRQILRVAADLGHYIADANVPLHTTRNYNGQLTNQQGIHGFWESRLPELFSTDYDFLTGQAEYIYSPQKAAWRAVFTANAALDSVIRFEEKLTEEVGETRKFGFEERNGLTTKVYSVSFSQQYHERLHGQVERQMRASIKMVGDFWYTCWVDAGQPDLRALADYEFTEQEKKEEVTEQTSWLKRLFSVRSEN, encoded by the coding sequence GTGAGGCTACGACCAGTGTGGGGTTTTTTCGCGCATCAGCAGATTAACCGGCTGGCCGTATTTACACTCCCGGTCGAGATGATGCCTTTCTTTAAAAAACACATCAGTTTTCTGACCGATAACGCCGTAAATCCAGACAAACGACGGTATGCAGTAGTAGGGGAGGCTCCACGGCATTTTATCGATCTTGATGCGTACCCGGATACGTCAGCTGCCACGCTTCCCCGGTATTATAAGGATGCTACCAGTCGCTATGGTGCGGATTCGTTGGCCCTACATGGACTGGTACCCTGGCAAATTCAGCTGACGAAGTACCAGTTGACGGAAGCGTTCAAACAGCGAAATGTTCGACAGATTCTCCGCGTTGCTGCTGATTTGGGGCACTACATTGCCGATGCGAACGTACCGCTGCATACAACACGTAATTATAACGGCCAGTTAACGAATCAACAGGGAATTCACGGATTTTGGGAGTCGCGCCTGCCCGAACTGTTTAGTACCGACTACGATTTTCTGACGGGACAGGCTGAATACATCTATTCTCCTCAGAAAGCCGCCTGGCGGGCCGTATTTACTGCCAATGCTGCTCTCGATTCGGTTATACGCTTTGAAGAGAAACTTACGGAGGAAGTAGGAGAAACGCGTAAATTCGGTTTTGAAGAACGCAATGGGCTGACTACGAAAGTTTATTCGGTCAGTTTTTCGCAGCAGTATCACGAGCGACTGCACGGGCAGGTTGAACGGCAAATGCGGGCGTCGATTAAAATGGTTGGTGATTTCTGGTACACCTGCTGGGTAGACGCCGGACAACCCGATCTGCGCGCGCTGGCCGATTATGAATTTACCGAACAGGAAAAGAAAGAAGAAGTGACTGAACAGACAAGCTGGCTAAAACGTCTCTTCTCCGTTCGATCCGAAAATTGA
- a CDS encoding DEAD/DEAH box helicase: MKTKQTNTDIQDETLTMDQPVVERAESDADDLETPVSNTEVEELVAEVVTVVEPTPVADSTPEAPSAPKVDPNQILFSSLDISEDVLRAVTDMGFVSPSPIQAEAIPPILAGRDVIGQAQTGTGKTAAFGIPALDLIDVQDRSVQALILCPTRELALQVAEEIKKLAKYKRGVRIEAIYGGDSIERQIRSLKSGVHIVIGTPGRVMDHMERNTLKLERVKMMILDEADEMLDMGFREDIESILAEMPEERQTILFSATMSKPIMQITQKFQKDPVLVKVVKRELTNTNIEQVYFEVKPKAKVEVMCRLIDMYDLKLLLVFCNTKRKVDEIVEDLQIRGYQAEGLHGDLRQAQRNNVMSKFRAGTTSILVATDVAARGIDVDDVDAVINFDIPLDEEYYVHRIGRTGRAGKSGRAFSMVGRDEKYRFREIQSYTKVKVEKGVIPSFEDIVGVRKARFIEQIQQTIQDSQDLNLYADMLTQLQHAGLSTEQIVAALVKRSMGLEKNEFADQNLGLEDDRRRERSEGKDRYADRNGRGDSSGRFEDRRGGDRGGSRFGDRDRPAFGDRGGNRDRPAFGDRARRSDGPDRERKPYFDRDEQRTPRERDANMTRLMVSIGRKDYVRPGDIVGAIAGEANIPGNTIGSIDIFDKFTYVDVPKEVANRVLDVMEGNTIKGRRVNIEVAR, encoded by the coding sequence ATGAAAACGAAACAAACAAACACCGACATTCAGGATGAAACCCTGACAATGGATCAACCTGTAGTGGAACGTGCCGAAAGCGACGCCGACGATCTGGAAACTCCTGTATCCAACACCGAAGTTGAAGAACTAGTAGCCGAAGTAGTAACGGTTGTCGAGCCTACGCCTGTAGCAGACAGCACCCCAGAAGCACCCAGTGCTCCTAAAGTTGATCCTAATCAAATCTTATTCTCCAGTCTCGATATTTCGGAAGATGTACTCCGGGCTGTTACGGATATGGGCTTTGTTAGTCCATCCCCAATTCAGGCCGAAGCTATTCCACCAATCCTTGCCGGTCGCGATGTGATTGGTCAGGCCCAAACCGGTACTGGTAAAACAGCCGCTTTTGGTATTCCTGCCCTTGATCTGATTGATGTGCAGGACCGTTCGGTGCAGGCGCTTATTCTGTGTCCAACCCGCGAACTGGCCTTACAGGTAGCCGAAGAGATCAAGAAACTGGCTAAATACAAGCGTGGTGTTCGCATCGAAGCTATTTACGGTGGTGACTCGATTGAGCGGCAGATCCGTTCGCTTAAAAGTGGTGTGCATATCGTAATCGGTACGCCCGGTCGCGTAATGGACCACATGGAGCGTAACACGCTGAAACTCGAGCGTGTTAAGATGATGATTCTTGACGAAGCTGATGAAATGCTGGATATGGGCTTCCGTGAAGACATTGAGAGCATTCTGGCCGAAATGCCCGAAGAGCGGCAGACGATTCTGTTCTCGGCTACGATGTCAAAGCCGATCATGCAGATCACCCAGAAATTCCAGAAAGATCCTGTATTGGTGAAAGTTGTCAAACGTGAGTTGACAAACACGAACATCGAACAGGTTTATTTCGAAGTGAAGCCAAAAGCAAAAGTTGAGGTAATGTGCCGTCTGATCGACATGTATGACCTGAAACTGCTGCTGGTTTTCTGTAACACGAAACGCAAGGTTGACGAAATCGTTGAAGACCTGCAAATCCGGGGCTATCAGGCCGAAGGGTTACATGGTGATTTGCGGCAGGCACAACGGAACAACGTCATGAGCAAGTTCCGCGCCGGTACGACCAGCATTCTGGTCGCCACGGACGTAGCCGCTCGTGGTATCGACGTTGACGATGTTGACGCCGTTATCAACTTCGACATTCCGCTCGACGAAGAATATTATGTACACCGTATTGGCCGGACGGGCCGCGCTGGCAAATCAGGCCGGGCGTTCTCAATGGTCGGTCGTGATGAAAAATACCGGTTCCGCGAAATTCAGTCGTACACGAAAGTGAAGGTTGAAAAAGGCGTAATCCCATCGTTTGAAGATATCGTTGGTGTTCGGAAAGCTCGCTTTATCGAACAGATCCAACAAACAATCCAGGATAGCCAGGACCTTAACCTGTATGCCGATATGCTTACTCAGTTGCAACACGCTGGTCTGTCGACCGAACAGATCGTGGCTGCACTGGTAAAACGTAGCATGGGTCTTGAGAAAAACGAATTTGCCGATCAGAACCTTGGTCTTGAAGACGATCGCCGTCGTGAACGTAGCGAAGGAAAAGATCGCTATGCCGATCGGAATGGTCGTGGTGATTCATCGGGTCGTTTCGAAGACCGTCGGGGCGGTGATCGGGGTGGTAGCCGTTTTGGTGACCGAGATCGGCCAGCCTTTGGTGATCGCGGTGGCAACCGCGACCGGCCAGCGTTCGGTGATCGGGCCAGACGTTCTGACGGACCAGACCGCGAGCGTAAGCCATACTTTGATCGGGATGAACAACGTACCCCACGGGAACGTGACGCGAACATGACTCGCCTGATGGTGAGCATTGGCCGCAAAGACTATGTTCGTCCGGGTGATATTGTTGGTGCCATTGCCGGCGAAGCCAACATTCCAGGCAATACCATTGGCAGCATTGATATCTTCGATAAGTTCACCTACGTTGACGTACCGAAAGAGGTAGCTAACCGCGTCCTCGACGTTATGGAAGGCAACACGATCAAAGGACGCCGGGTAAATATTGAAGTCGCACGGTAA
- a CDS encoding DUF2905 domain-containing protein has product MNSTIGKYIIVTGLALVVIGAAVYFLGDRLNWLGRLPGDIRIENKAGGGFYFPIVTCIVVSIVLNLIIVLIRRFFG; this is encoded by the coding sequence ATGAACTCAACGATTGGTAAATACATCATAGTAACCGGACTGGCGCTGGTTGTGATTGGCGCTGCTGTCTACTTTCTGGGTGATCGGCTGAACTGGCTTGGCCGCCTGCCCGGTGACATTCGGATCGAGAACAAGGCCGGTGGAGGCTTCTATTTCCCCATCGTTACCTGTATTGTCGTCAGTATTGTACTGAACCTGATCATCGTTTTGATCCGTCGTTTTTTCGGGTAG
- a CDS encoding sugar phosphate isomerase/epimerase yields MKTLFFCPLWGMESLPYSEAARRVKAAGYDGMEISAGADKRNEAVQVTHDNGLDLILMAFGGGSNFVEHKKKYRDDLLDIASYKPLFINAHTGHDFFTFEQNTELIQVAIDVQKQTGVRILHETHRGRFSYSAPAIQYYLLKLPELRLTADYSHWVNVAESYLSDQAENVNRAIAVSDHIHCRVGHPEGPQVNDPRAPEWKDALESHARWWDAIRARQQKANAPTLTVTCEFGPAGYLPTLPFTQQPVASQWDINVFMKDYLKKRWQV; encoded by the coding sequence GTGAAAACTCTTTTTTTCTGTCCACTCTGGGGCATGGAAAGTCTACCGTATTCTGAAGCTGCCAGGCGCGTAAAAGCCGCGGGCTACGACGGTATGGAAATTTCGGCGGGGGCCGACAAACGCAACGAAGCCGTTCAGGTCACCCACGACAATGGCCTTGACCTGATTCTGATGGCTTTTGGGGGCGGTAGCAATTTTGTGGAGCACAAGAAAAAATACCGTGACGACCTGCTCGACATTGCTTCCTATAAACCTCTGTTTATCAACGCACATACCGGACACGACTTTTTTACGTTCGAGCAAAATACGGAGCTAATCCAGGTGGCAATCGATGTTCAGAAGCAAACGGGCGTCCGGATTTTACACGAAACCCACCGGGGCCGTTTCTCCTACAGCGCTCCGGCCATTCAGTATTACCTGCTCAAACTACCGGAACTTCGCCTGACCGCTGATTATTCGCACTGGGTCAACGTTGCTGAATCGTACCTGAGCGATCAGGCCGAGAATGTCAACCGGGCTATCGCCGTCAGCGATCATATCCATTGCCGGGTGGGGCATCCGGAAGGACCGCAGGTGAACGACCCGCGCGCACCGGAGTGGAAGGACGCACTCGAAAGCCATGCCAGGTGGTGGGATGCCATCCGGGCGCGGCAGCAGAAAGCTAATGCCCCTACCTTAACGGTCACCTGCGAGTTTGGACCAGCGGGCTATCTGCCAACGCTACCCTTCACGCAACAGCCGGTAGCAAGTCAATGGGACATCAATGTGTTCATGAAGGATTACCTGAAAAAACGGTGGCAGGTATGA
- the fbaA gene encoding class II fructose-bisphosphate aldolase has product MSEVATRFAPGVVTGEGVTELFRHANENDYALPAVNVVGTDSVNAVLETAKAVNSPVIVQFSNGGGIFYAGKSLPNDKQQAAIAGSISGALHVHRVAELYGVPVILHTDHCAKKLLPWIDGLLTAGEKHFDQTGKPLYSSHMLDLSEEPIEENIEICSKYFERMAKIGMTLEIELGVTGGEEDGVDNTDVDDSKLYTQPSEVAYAYEELSKISPNFTIAAAFGNVHGVYKPGNVKLSPIILDNSQKYIQEKYATGPLPVNFVFHGGSGSSREEIREAIRYGAVKMNLDTDMQWAMWEGILKYYKAKEGYLQSQLGNPEGADSPNKKYYDPRVWLRKGEESMVQRLKIAFEDLNCINRLA; this is encoded by the coding sequence ATGAGCGAAGTAGCCACTCGTTTTGCCCCCGGCGTTGTGACCGGCGAAGGCGTTACCGAACTTTTCCGTCACGCCAACGAAAATGATTACGCCCTGCCCGCCGTCAATGTTGTCGGTACGGATTCTGTGAACGCTGTGTTGGAAACGGCTAAAGCCGTTAACTCACCGGTTATTGTCCAGTTCTCGAACGGTGGTGGTATTTTCTACGCTGGTAAAAGCCTGCCCAATGATAAGCAGCAAGCTGCCATTGCGGGCTCGATCTCAGGGGCTTTGCACGTTCATCGCGTTGCTGAACTGTATGGTGTTCCGGTTATTTTGCACACCGATCACTGCGCCAAAAAACTGTTGCCTTGGATTGATGGTCTGCTGACGGCGGGCGAAAAACACTTCGACCAAACGGGTAAGCCCCTGTACTCGTCGCACATGCTCGACCTGTCGGAAGAGCCAATCGAAGAGAATATCGAAATTTGCTCGAAGTACTTTGAGCGGATGGCCAAAATCGGCATGACGCTGGAAATCGAACTTGGTGTAACGGGTGGCGAAGAAGATGGCGTCGATAACACCGACGTTGACGATTCGAAACTATACACCCAACCGTCGGAAGTTGCATATGCTTACGAAGAGCTGAGCAAAATTTCGCCGAACTTCACCATTGCCGCTGCTTTCGGAAACGTACACGGTGTGTATAAGCCCGGCAACGTGAAGCTGTCCCCAATCATTCTGGACAACTCGCAGAAATATATCCAGGAAAAATACGCTACGGGGCCTCTGCCGGTAAACTTCGTTTTCCACGGTGGCTCGGGATCAAGCCGTGAGGAAATTCGCGAAGCAATCCGGTACGGAGCGGTGAAAATGAACCTCGATACGGATATGCAATGGGCGATGTGGGAAGGTATTCTGAAGTACTACAAAGCGAAAGAAGGCTACCTGCAATCGCAGCTGGGTAACCCCGAAGGAGCCGATTCGCCGAACAAAAAATACTACGATCCACGCGTGTGGCTTCGCAAAGGTGAAGAAAGCATGGTACAGCGCCTGAAAATTGCTTTCGAAGATCTGAATTGCATCAACCGGTTAGCGTAA